A single window of Eleginops maclovinus isolate JMC-PN-2008 ecotype Puerto Natales chromosome 19, JC_Emac_rtc_rv5, whole genome shotgun sequence DNA harbors:
- the yju2 gene encoding splicing factor YJU2, whose product MSERKVLNKYYPPDFDPSKIPKLKLPKDRQYVVRLMAPFNMRCKTCGEYIYKGKKFNARKETVMNELYMGLPIFRFYIKCTRCLAEITFKTDPENTDYAMEHGATRNFQAEKLLEEEEKRVVQEREEEELNNPMKVLENRTKDSKMEMEVIENLQELKELNQRQAQVDFEGMIDRYRDLEKKEKEREKEEDERETKEMLDRALVKRLRDSDSDSEKEEDSSSSQTKKPSTDKPTDILTTVKPTEALGSSAGGVKRAKVETWERSVGKLGGKGALGSLVVRKKPAATFIKPGPVVAASAPTTQTDSKASTASKPVTTQNGSSSLSLLGAYSDSDSNESE is encoded by the exons ATGTCTGAAAGAAAAGTATTAAAT AAATACTACCCCCCGGATTTTGATCCATCCAAAATCCCAAAGCTTAAACTCCCTAAAGACCGTCAGTATGTGGTCCGATTGATGGCTCCATTCAATATGAG GTGTAAAACATGTGGCGAGTACATCTACAAGGGGAAGAAGTTCAATGCACGTAAAGAGACCGTTATGAATGAGCTGTACATGGGACTGCCCATATTCCGTTTCTACATCAAATGCACTCGATGTCTTGCTGAGATCACATTTAAG ACTGACCCTGAGAACACAGACTATGCAATGGAGCACGGTGCAACGCGGAACTTCCAGGCAGAGAAACTgcttgaggaagaggagaaaagagtggtacaggagagggaagaggaggaactgaACAACCCCATGAAG GTTTTGGAGAACCGCACAAAGGATTcaaagatggagatggaggtAATTGAGAacctgcaggagctgaaggagCTGAACCAGAGGCAGGCTCAGGTGGACTTTGAGGGCATGATCGACCGGTACAGAGATTTggaaaagaaggagaaagaacgagagaaagaagaggatgAGCGAGAGACAAA AGAGATGTTGGATCGTGCACTTGTGAAGAGACTCAGagattctgactctgattcagagaaggaggaggacagcAGCAGCTCGCAGACAAAGAAACCAAGCACAGACAAACCGACAGACATCCTCACCACAGTCAAGCCCACAGAGGCATTG GGATCCTCAGCTGGAGGAGTAAAAAGGGCCAAGGTAGAGACTTGGGAGAGGAGTGTGGGGAAACTGGGAGGTAAAGGGGCACTTGGGTCGCTGGTTGTGCGAAAGAAACCAGCAGCGACTTTCATTAAACCCGGTCCAGTGGTAGCAGCTTCAGCTCCCACTACACAAACAG ATTCAAAGGCATCTACGGCCTCCAAGCCTGTTACCACACAGAATGGCTCATCGTCTCTCAGCTTGCTGGGGGCGTATTCAGACAGTGACAGCAATGAAAGCGAATGA
- the LOC134881872 gene encoding cocaine- and amphetamine-regulated transcript protein-like, producing MASARTLLLAATCCCAYLWLARADDSSLETRSLDFPLKTQQEKDLIDALQEVLEKLRSKEMPLEKKHGWLPSCDAGEPCAVRKGARIGTLCSCPRGTSCNFYVLKCL from the exons ATGGCCAGCGCTCGGACTCTCCTCCTCGCGGCCACCTGCTGCTGCGCCTACCTGTGGCTCGCTCGTGCAGATGACTCCTCCCTGGAGACACGGTCGTTGGATTTCCCCCTGAAAACCCAACAGGAGAAAGACCTG ATTGACGCCTTGCAAGAAGTTTTGGAGAAACTGAGAAGCAAAGAGATGCCCTTAGAGAAAAAACATGGCTGGCTGCCTTCG TGTGACGCTGGAGAGCCGTGTGCCGTGCGTAAAGGCGCGCGCATCGGCACGCTATGCAGCTGCCCCCGGGGGACTTCCTGTAACTTTTATGTTCTCAAATGTTTGtaa